The following are from one region of the Halictus rubicundus isolate RS-2024b chromosome 15, iyHalRubi1_principal, whole genome shotgun sequence genome:
- the Rps5a gene encoding ribosomal protein S5a — MGDMETYDDVVVSTATALQVTLSAELPEIKLFGRWNCDDVQVNDMSLQDYIAVKEKNAKYLPHSAGRYAAKRFRKAQCPIVERLTNSLMMHGRNNGKKLMAVRIVKHAFEIIHLLTGDNPLQVLVTAIINSGPREDSTRIGRAGTVRRQAVDVSPLRRVNQAIWLLCTGAREAAFRNIKTIAECLADELINAAKGSSNSYAIKKKDELERVAKSNR, encoded by the exons ATGGGAGACATGGAAACATATGACGACGTAGTGGTTTCCACTGCGACAGCCTTACAGGTGACGCTTTCAGCTGAACTTCCAGAAATCAAGTTATTCGGTCGGTGGAATTGCGACGATGTACAAGTAAACGACATGTCGCTACAAGATTATATCGCCGTCAAAGAGAAGAATGCAAAGTATTTGCCACATTCTGCTGGACGTTATGCGGCAAAACGATTTCGGAAAGCCCAGTGCCCCATAGTAGAACGTCTTACGAACTCGTTAATGATGCACGGTAGAAATAATGGCAAGAAGTTAATGGCCGTGAGGATTGTGAAACATGCCTTTGAGATCATTCACCTCCTTACGGGTGACAATCCCTTGCAG GTTCTTGTTACGGCTATCATTAATTCTGGACCAAGGGAAGATTCTACGCGTATTGGACGCGCTGGTACAGTTAGGAGACAGGCAGTGGATGTGTCTCCGTTACGACGCGTAAATCAAGCGATCTGGTTACTTTGTACCGGAGCTAGGGAAGCTGCCTTCCGTAATATCAAAACAATTGCGGAATGCTTAGCCGATGAACTCATCAATGCTGCGAAAGGTTCGTCGAATTCATACGCGATCAAAAAGAAGGACGAGCTTGAACGTGTCGCCAAATCTAACCGATAA
- the Nd-13b gene encoding NADH dehydrogenase (ubiquinone) subunit ND-13B yields MAKILKKTTGLTGLAVSENPRRELTLIYTKIMKALAGLPAESAYKKHTEALIRERNSIVEQNEDVAAIEQKIGCGQVEELILQAQKEFVLAEKMSVWKPWESLIEEAPRHQWTWPPHK; encoded by the exons ATggcaaaaatattaaagaag ACGACAGGGCTGACGGGTCTCGCTGTATCCGAAAATCCCCGTCGCGAACTAACCTTGATATACACGAAAATTATGAAAGCTTTAGCTGGACTACCTGCAGAATCTGCTTATAAGAAACACACAGAAGCGCTGATCAGAGAAAGAAACAGTATCGTAGAGCAG AACGAAGACGTGGCTGCCATAGAGCAGAAGATAGGTTGCGGACAGGTCGAAGAGCTTATATTGCAAGCGCAGAAGGAGTTTGTCTTAGCGGAGAAGATGTCGGTTTGGAAACCGTGGGAAAGTTTGATAGAGGAAGCTCCTCGTCATCAGTGGACGTGGCCACCTCATAAATAA